The following nucleotide sequence is from Leopardus geoffroyi isolate Oge1 chromosome A1, O.geoffroyi_Oge1_pat1.0, whole genome shotgun sequence.
CGCACAATTGCTGATGCAGTCTCTGCCACATAcacgcatgtgtgcatgcacacacactttcctCTCTCATTTGCTCCAAGGCCCCCTGGTTCtcacacaactgactgagcagGAGGCCTTGACAGTTTGGGGTGGAGGGAACAAATGCCATTTTCACACATCCCAGAGGAGAGTTTGTTCTTGGCCAATGAGATGAATGGACAGATGCCTTCTGTCAAGTGGGAACTGGCTTCTCCCCAAAGGCTTGGGGCTTTGGCCAGGAAGGGTCCTCCTGGGGACCATGGGGCCCTGGAAGCACATGAACAGGATGGGTTGGGGAAGTGGGGTGGATAGGAATGGGGGCAGCTTGGCTGTACCAATGGTGAGGTCCCATGGCATGGGCCATCACTGCCCAATGGCTCCAAGTGTTTTCTGGGGGGCCTGGGAAGCCCCTTGGCTGGGCAAACTGGGCCCAGCCTGGCAGTGGGGCCCCAGGACCcaagcagagaggggggagacaagGGGCTGCTCTACCCTGGGGCCTCTCCACAGATGAGTTAAAGTCCAAAGAGGATCCATTTGGAGGGACTGGCTTGGCAGGGGCCATGCCTCTTcaggtgggggttgggagaggaGTGCTCCTGGGCTGGGTGGTGTCATctcagggggagggaagaaggagagccccagcctcctgcccagaCCTAGGCCTGGCCAGAATACAACAGGGCCTCTCAGGCTGGGCCCTCACAGGGCAGGCTTACCCTGACTCCCTTCCTTAGAACCAGGCCACTCAGTGCCCCTACCCTGACCTAGAGGCCCACTGTGGGTCAGAGGCCAAAGGTCAGCATGCTGGGCAGGGCTGGAATGTGTCATTACTTTGGCTGGCTGGGGACAATGGTCCTCCTGGCAGTGGGGTGCATGAAGGAATGTATGGGGGTTACCACACTAGCATAGACCTTAGGCTTCTGGAGGGGGCCCTCAGTGCCTCTGGCACTGGATTCAACGCCCCCTGCTGGGGGAAGCTGTCTTCCCTTTTTCAAGCAACTGGGAAGTGAGGTGGGGGCTGAATACCCTGGGATGAAGGGGGTGTTAGGGAGTGCTGAGGGGGAGGAGTCCTggccagggaagaggggcagaggtcAATTGAGGTTTTCCCCTTCAGAACTGAGACTTaactgaatgaaaagaaagaaccccccaaaaaaaaaaaaaaagtaacaagtggAGTGGGAACAGGGCAGGAGGGCCGGTTACTTCTTGAACATGTCCTGCAGTGGCCCGGGGAGGTATTTGAGCACCGTGTCCAGGAtgctctcctcctcttcctcctcctcatccccacAGCCTGCAGGGATAGCCTTCTTGGGCCGGGTGAGGCTTCCCTCGCAGGGCTGCTCCAGGGctgccttctcctctgcctccttctcttccttcttcttcagcCCGTactgggaagggggggggggggcagacatgAACATGAATGGGGCAAGGAGAGAGCTGGATCTCAAGGTCAAGCTGGCTCATCCGGGGCCACCACTCATGGAAACTCCCCAAGCCTTAGtcctctcatctataaaatagggataaggACGCCTTCCTTATGGGATTGTGCCTGTTCTCGGCAGGTGTTCCAGAAAAGAGAGTCGGTGCATAgggtttcctttaaaattaataCCTGCCCATAATAACTTCTCTGCCCTTCTGACATCTCCCAAGATTTCACATCTGAAAGTCTTCCCATAGGTTTCGATGACAAAACTTGATCTGAGCTGATGGGAGGCTACTTatagccttgttttttttttttttttttttttttttttttttgcagtggtgAGACTAGACATGTATGGAACTGCTTGGCATCAGGTGGCAGCTGCAGACCCATTGAGAGTGACACGTAACAATAACAGGTGCTTAGGGCACTACGTACTTTCCCCAAATTCCCAAATTCTGGATTGCAAACATTTGGTCTCCAGTCTTGGGCACAAGACTGCGGACCATAGCAGCAAACATTCGGGAGTGCTTATCGTGTGCATTATCTTACTTAATCCCCATAACCCTCCTTTGAGGGAGGTGTTCTTGTGACACTCCTTACTCCCTATGAGGAAGAAACCTAGTGAGAGCAGGGATTCAGGGCAGCCTGAGGCTGGGGTTTGGGGGGACCGGCTTGACCTCAGTTCCTTACTGTCCCACGCGGATGGATGGGTGATGCTGACCTTGTCTCGGATCTGCTGCCGGACCTTCTCACGCTCAGCCTCCATGCGCGCATGCTTGGCCTTacgctcctcctcctgctgccgcAGTGCTTCCTGtcgctcctcctccttcttctgcgCGTCTgggtccttctcctcctctccccccagcaTCTTCCCCATATCCTTGGTGGCCCCTAAatcgggtggggtggggaaggagaggatgGGGTCAGGGGGGACCAGGGCTGGGGATAGAAGGACTTGGTGCTCTGCGGGCCCCTCCCACCTGGATTGAGACCCAGGTCGGGGAGTGAAGGGTGCGGGACTCACCTCCAAGGGCCTGCTTCATGACGAAGTCCATGACGCCGGCTCTAGTTAGCGTGCCTTAGCCCGCAGCCAAGGTTGCATGCAGGGCTCCTGACAAGGCCTGGCTCAGAGATATGGGTCAACCTGCAAAAGTGGAGTCAGGGATCAGATGGGAGAGGCCTCTGCACAGACAGACAGCAGCCTCACCCTGGTTCGGGCCCCAGGCTGCATCAGCCCAGGCCAAGACCCAGTGCTCTGGCACTCAATGGAAAGGGGCTATTTCCTGAGTACTTGCTGCGTGCCAGGCACATATGTGTGGCCAAATATCTTCTGCTTCCGATTTTAAAACCTCATCATGCCCGTATGGCTTTAATTGGAATGAGTCCAGGAGTGCTAGAAAGAAGGGGGAGTTTGGAGTCAGGCAGAGCTGGGTTCTCATGCCACCCTCATTCCTTATTCACCATGTGACATTCAGCTAGTTCCTGAACCTCCTtaagccccagtttcctcctccatAAGATAGAATGGCAGTGCCTCTTTTCCCAGGGCTACTGTGGAGACTGGAGAAAATTCCAGCCTGGGCCACTGGGCCAACCACTAGATGGAATGAGCAGGGGATTAGGGCCCCAGCAAATCAGAGGccagtgaaaaactgagaacagtcAGCTTGGATGAGCATATCCAGACTTCTGAAATTAGGCAAATGGAGAAATAAGTTACTTTTATTTCAGGAAACATgtaagttttgtgttttatagCTTAATATTGATTTTTACTTTGAATTACACATGGGGGTTGGAGACATGATAATCTTCTTGGGGCTTAGGGCCTTTAAAGTACCGAGCACGGGCCTTGTAAGCACTCAGCTTGTGTTAGTCCTCCTCTTCTCTCTAAATTACcaactttcaatttttattatattttttattctttcctttttggccTCAGAacattttctccaaataaaatcttaatgagAATCTCAGTATGCAAGATCCCAATGTTAGTGGGGCGGGGAGGGTAGAGAGCTTGGAGCTTCCCTCCATCCTTGACCTCCTTCTACCTCGTTCCCCCCACATCCTTGAGAATTTGAACCCTGATACTGTAACTCTGagagatttcctttttattttaaccattcagTTTCATCACTGGCTTTTCATAGACAAAGCCATCGCAAATCACTTTTTGGGTGTAGATGGGAACATCCCTGAGCTATCTAAAGGGTGATGTGGTCACCTGGGGTGAGGCCTACTCCCCAAGGCCTTTCAGCCCACACAGCCTTGGGGGCTTTATGATTTGCTGGGAGACAAAAGGGAAATGGTGGCAGAGAAGCAGGCTGGATATCACAACCAGGTTGAGTTCAAGGTCACTGGCTgtttgttgatgattttcttcatttctttcaaaatgagaagacataTCAGCAGACTGAGATCTTTCTATCAAATGGGGCCCGAGAGTTTATTTGAGGGTTTCTACATGATCATACCACCTGACAGGTTGTTTTGAGGAAAGCAAATCATGACGAAGTAGGAAAACATCCCCAGGGGCTTTGGCATCAGACACACCTGGTTAGAAGTCCGGGCTCCAGTACTCCCTGGCTGTGGCCACCCTGGGGAAGTGTCAGTTTGCTCCAGGACAGCGAGGGAGTATTAAGCCTACCCTTGTACTGGTGTTTGAAGAAGAGGAGACACTGGTCAAGTGACTGGGTATGTAGCAGCTGCTCCTTAATGTTGGCCATTGCTGACTGCATATTTGTGAGGACGTGTCGGAGCAGGGTTTCCAGGAAATGTAAGAGAACCCACCCTGACCCAGAATTCTGAGTGTGAAGGCGGCtcagctcagtcaattaagatGTTTTTGCTGGATtcaaaaacattgtaaaaaactgcatttctaagaagaggaaatgaacaATTTAATAATCAAATGCTTTCAGGAACTATTGGGTTCCTCCTCTGTGTTTACACGCAGCTCAAGGAATTTGCAGGTGGTAGTAGAGACATGGGACTTTAATCTGAGATGCTTCAAATTGgtccacagggcacctgggctTTAGGTTCAGTCTCATCCCTAATTTGCTGCTCTGGCAAGTCTCTCTCCTGAACCAGATGATCTTCTGGGCCCTCTTCCCAGTGGTTCGGTTGGAGCAGTTTTGCAGCCTTTGAACTGCTGGCCACCCCCACTGTATCCTCAAATCCTTCTCCTGTCTTGGCTCTGTGACTCAgttctttcctctcccccatgtcctactgctctctttcctctcctagtGCTCCtcgcccttccccctcccagcttTGCTGCCTCCTCTTGTTCTTCTCCGCTCTTCAATAAGAGTGTTCCCCAGGACTCGGACACTTTAgctcccctctctttttcctctctaatGCTTCCCTAGGGCAACTCATCCTTTCTTGGGCTTTAATGATACCTAGACATCTTATGTGGGCTCTAGACCCCTGTagtcatttatccaacaaatattaattgagtatCTCCTATGTACCAGGCAGCGTGTTAGGCACCGGGGATATAcgagtaaacaaaacaaacaaaaccctgccCTCATGCAGATTACattctggagtgtgtgtgtgggggggggtgggcagtgagtgtgtgtgtgtgtgtttgtgcacaggGAAATAGACAACAAATAAATCAAGATATGCACTTGCCTTCCTTTTGGACACCTCCCTCTGGATGTCCCATGGCACCATTCAAAGTTAACATACCATCTTTCTATCACCACACCATCTCCTTCTGCAGACTCTTCTGTTTCTaagcattcattcagcaaacattgatTACGATCCCTCCCGGCCCCCCAATATGCAAAGTACATCTACTCATTTGAGGCCTGAGTCTTCTGGATACTTACATCCCTGTCATTCTAGGTGCCCCCTTACCCTTGTTGAGGCCTGCTGGGATTATTTAGCAGCTTCTTGGGTCCATCCCAAAGTCCTGCTGCTCACCCCCAACGTGGCTCTCTCAGCTATTAAGTAATTTATTGTTCACCCTGTTGAGGTTCTCCCAACCAATTTCTCAAGgcccagggtcctcctactctgtctCCTTCCACAGGTGCATTGGAAGACTtgtgagccctgggtcaggcatACCTGACTCCGATCCTGAACCTGCTACTTTTTAGCTGTGAGATAGTAAGTAATTGACTTAGCCTCTTTTCTTCACACAGTGAGGATTACGTGCCACTTTGAAAGGTTAGAAATAATGTGTTTAGCACATGGTGGCAGTGGGGAGCTCAGTACATGGTGACTGCTATCACTCTCAAAATGATTAATGCCAACTAGTATGAGATCCTGCCACTTTCCCTCCTAGCTTCTGAGGACGAGgtccccctccttcctgctgAAGTTAATCTATCCACCGGTACTGCAGATCTTCTCTCCTTACACCTCCTACGTGATCTTTTcgtgctctctcttcctcacatCCTCAGTCTCCTGGATAGGTCTCTTTATCCACTTCCTTCTCCAACTCCTGCCCCTTTCCCTTAATCTCTGTCCTCTACCTTTGTGATGAAGGGGTGTCCATTTGGTGTCTCCACTTCATCAGCTCCAGGTCAGCCCTGCAGCTCTGTGAGATCAGAGATCTGCTGCCTCTGCACTGCCACCGAAATTGCCCTCGTCGGAGTCGCCAGAGGCCTCGAGAATGCCAGATCCTGGAGTGTTTTCACTGCTCTGAAGCTcttccatccatccctctgtAGCATCAGATACTGGTGATGACTCTACTCTCTCCTCATCTCTCTATTTTTCAGCCCTCTTCTTGAATCTTTTGAATTCTAGGACGGCACTCCTGTGGTCTTCATCCTACTTCTCAGACAAATCTTTCTCCCCTCTActgacttcttttctttaaaatgtagatgTTATCCAAGCAatcgctctccctctttctcctcctactGTCCCTTATTCCTCCACTGTCTCCCTTGGGAATCTCACCTAACCCTATTGATTTATGCCCTTCTTTAGTCACagaccacccccagcccccagactCACACATTTAACTTTCTGCTGGATATTGCCACATGGGTAATCTCAAATTCAGTCTATCCAAAGATCGATCTTATCCTCGCTTCCCTCACCCAACCACCTTTTCTTCCATCATGTCTTGTTCCAATCGCCTCAACTGAAAACTCTAGAGTCAGTGACttcttcactcactcactcactcactcactcactcccaATATTCTTTGGGCATCtactctgccaggcactgttctcggTGCTGGGGCTGTGGCAGGGAACAAGGGAGTCACATTTGTTCTCACAGCATTCAGTTAGCTGGGGAGGTAGACACCGGACAAAAGACCACACAAGGAATTGGTGAGTTAAAATTGGGATGGGATGCTAGAGAGGAGTCCAGAGACTGTAGCTTCATGGTGCTTCCTGCATCCACACCCTCTTCTCCTACGCTGCTAATGTCTTGGCTCAGGACTTCAAGGTTCTGGATTTGTGCGTAACCTCtatgtctgtccctccctcagcTCTTACCCATCCTCCACGTGGCTGTCCAATTAATCTTCCTAAAGGGCAGACCTGCTCATCAAACACACCCTGCAATGGCTCCCCATGGTCTTGTTAAACTGGCCAGAGGGTCCTTGTGCTGACCTTCAAATCCTGCACAGTCTAGCACCTGCCTGCCTTGCCATTCATTTCtcatcttttgcatgtggctctgCTTCTATTGGAAAACCACTGggtatttgttcattttacagCCTGGGAACCCCTTAACTTCATCTCTGTCGGTTCTAATCCTGACTCCACTACTTACtaagtgaccttgagcaaatgacTTAatcttttttcatctgtgaaatggagacaatACTGCCTATCCCCAAGACatgttgtgagcattaaatgagataatgcaaatAAAGTGCTCAGCctagtgtttggcacatagtaggtgctaatACATATTACCTATCATCACTATCATGGttatcatcatcactattatcagcagcagcagcagcaatattaattttcaaagagCCCTCTCAAACATCACTGCCTTTATGAAATATCCTCGATCTCCTGGGTGAGATGTGATGGTGTCTTCCTCTTCTGAGACCCAGGGCACTTTTCTACTGCAGCCTTGCCTGCCTCCAGCTCATGTGCTCTGTCCAgctgtgtgtgtttcctttccaGATCGCTCTGAGCTCCCTTTAGGGGAGGGCTTGTATCTTGTTCATTTCCCTTATTCCAGAGTCCACAATATCTCCTGGTTCATGGTAGAGCCTCATGACGTTTGCTAGGTTGAATTTAATGTTGTGTGTCAGCGAGTATGTGAGA
It contains:
- the CPLX2 gene encoding complexin-2, coding for MDFVMKQALGGATKDMGKMLGGEEEKDPDAQKKEEERQEALRQQEEERKAKHARMEAEREKVRQQIRDKYGLKKKEEKEAEEKAALEQPCEGSLTRPKKAIPAGCGDEEEEEEESILDTVLKYLPGPLQDMFKK